In the Salvia miltiorrhiza cultivar Shanhuang (shh) chromosome 8, IMPLAD_Smil_shh, whole genome shotgun sequence genome, gtagtttctttttcttttttttgtagtttctttattaaaataatacttgtaggaaattttgaattttttttgtagtttctttttcttttctttgtagtttctttttataatacttgtagtttctttttcttttttttgtagtttctttattaaaatttgaatttttttttttgtagtttctttttataattcttgtagtttctttcttttaagtatgtagtttctttattaaaataatacttgtagttttttttttgtagtttctttcttttaaatatgtagtttctttcttttaaatatagttttttttgtagtttttttcttttaaatatgtaatttttttattaaaataatacttgtagtttctttcttttaagtatgtagtttctttcttttaaatatgtaatttcttattaaaataatacttatagtttctttcttttaagtatgtagttttttttttttttgtagtttctttcttttaagtatgtagtttctttcttttaagtatgcaatttctttattaaaataatacttgtagtttctttattttaagtatgtagtgtctttctttttttatagtttctttcttttaatacttgtagtttttttttcttttttctatagtttctttcttttaatacttttagtttcttttaagtatgtagtttcttttttttttcttcttcttttttctttttcgtttcaaatttttaattatttttttattttagtttgaaaaatagtatcatttgttctataatatttcaaatgacacttacatgtaaatgacactatactaaaccctaaactctaaaaCCTAAACTTGAAACCGTATGATACTATAAGATTTTAAATGATACTAcaagattttaaatgacactatgacatttcaaatgacattattccatttcaaatgacacttcaacaattcaaatgacactacaagatttcaaatgacactatgacatttcaaatgaaacaCTACTACAGAAAACCTAATAGACAATGGGCATTGCCTATTGTCTATTAGAGAAAACGTCTATTGTTGTATGTGGTAGTGTCGTAGGTCCTTGGAAAAAAGTGCTCATAGACCACAGGCATTGTCTGTTGTCATAGATGTTTATGACAACAGACATTGTCTATGGTCTTTGAGAGCATAGAGTTTGTTGTTGTATCATTAGTATCACTATAGTTTTTGAGTAGTGTCGTAGGTGCCTATTGTCTATGGTATTTTGTGTATACCACACTACATTTTGTCCGTTGTCGTAGTGAAAAAACACCAAATTTGTTTCTAACATACCACTTCAATTTTTGAGCAGTGTCGTTGGTTCAAAAGAAATCATGCCCTTTTATAATCTATTAAATTCTGTAtttataagatttttttttctgaacattcattttttatttaaaatcatGAGAAAATCATGAGAAATTTTATAACATAATCATGACAAAATTCCAATATTCATTACAACTTAAAATTCAACTAAATCAGTTCTAGCATATCCATTACAAAATACGTTAAATCCTAACACTACTTATATATAACTAAAACGAGTTAATATTTGTAAATCTACTACCAAATAAGTTCGATCCTAATTAATATTCAAATGGGTTAATACTTGTTGCTCCTTCGTTCCTTCAAAATGTGATGCATGAACCAATATGTCCAATGTTGTCTTCTTTTCTTCACCATATCCTTCACACAATAACAATCACAATCAAAATCATCATAAACAAATTTCATGATTTTCATCAACACAAATAATAATATGTCCCCTACTCATCGACAACAATACTATGTTCAAccatttcattattttcatcaacaacaaataataatataactataGTATACAAACTCATCGTCAAAAGAATTCACAAGAATCCATACAAATTACCAAACCTACTCATCATACTTTCCAACTATCATCAATCATTAAAATCTAGAAGAATACTTTACCTTAATactcatcatatgccaactCTGACCGCAGTTTATATATCTCTCCAATTGAGCACTTTCCATTAACATTAATCTGTTAAGGACATATATAATTTAGGAAAGGgaaatatatacacaaaatataaaattaaggagaaaaataataataaaatgaaatgccCCGTAGATTGTTCAACATATTCAGCTGTAATGAGATTCCAAGCAAAAGGAATTGTCCTACATTAAATCAAAAGGCCATCAAGTGTGTCACAACTTttggtttatttattttattcgtaTTCAACTAAAGAAGCTCGCAGGAAACAACAATACTTAATAGTATAATGCTTCCCTCAACAACAAAATAGTAACAACAATAGCAATCTACACTGTTTGAAATTCACTACATTGAGGTATCATTCTTAGTCAACTAAATAGTCTTTAGTCTTGAATTTACTCTAAATATTACTGAAGATTTACCCCCAACACAACATAATTCTCCTATAATTGCAACCAATGTAGAATTGACATGATCATTCCAGTTCTTTAGAGAAACTTATCCCATCAAAATCCATATTTCTACCAGACCTTATACGATCGTAATGATCATAAGTAACACCTTCAACCCCCAAATATCCATCTACTGCATTTTATTGTCCATCCTAAGTGACACCCCAAGAAAATCAACCCCCATCTGCAATAAATGTTCCATGTCACATATATACACGGTCCTAAAAGATTAAATATAACAATAATCACAAATATATAAGATCAAAGAGTAAAATTAGAGTACTTGGCAGGGATGAGAACTAGATAAGAAACAGCGGAGGAAATCTGCACAGCAAAGTGGCCGCCTATTAATACCACTGCCAGCCCCTTGCACAACTTTGTGAATAATGCGCTCATATTCATTCCCCCTACTTAAGCCCACCAAAAAAAGATAACTAATTTACCATAGAACCATGAATCAAGCAGGAATAAGCTAATCTCATGAGCATTAATATATTGAAAGAAATCAAATAAAGTTGCATAAAAAATAAGACAACTTCATAAAAGAGCAGTATCCACCAACTCAGAATCATCGACGAACAAATTGTCACTGTTATAATCATCATCACCAAGCATGTTGTCAAGAACAAGATCATCCTAATCACTGCTGCCCTGCAAGTTCCATTAAAGATTTTGCCCAAGCATCCTTGCGACATCCATAAgctttaacaaaattatcttaTTCCTGTTTTGTTAATTAATAATCTTATTGGTTTAATGAAAGCAACAATTTTCCAAGTGAACTACTTCGAACTGCAACTGTGTAACAAATAATTCTTAGGCTGCCAACACAAAATAAGAAAATCTGTTAGCTTAATTGCATGGAAGAATAAAGGTATTCTTATGGCTGAAAAGTCAGGGTTTGGATTCTACTTGTATGATCAGTCAAATTTATGTTAAAAAGCCAAGGAACTGACCTTATAAGAGCGACAACGGAGACGGCCGGGCATGGTGGTGGCGGCGACATCAATAGAAACGATGCAGGCGGAGACATGGCAGCGGCACAAAGCTGGGCGAATCTGAGAGATAATAAGGAAAAGTGAGATCAAGATAGAagaattaaaatcaaaatctatTACCTCTATCGCAACGATTTCCGCGCAAGGGTTTGGCGGAGGCGAGCTTCAATGGTGGCGCCGAGAGAATGGGCAGGGAAGTTAGGGCATGGAAGAGAGTAACCGGCTTGAGAGAGAAATGGTGATTAAAACAGAGGAAGAGCCGCCGCGCTGTGAGCAACATTGACTGGTAGCCACGCCGTGAGAGACGGTGACCGGCAGCCGTAACGCAAGAGAGTGAGCGACTGGACGGTGCGGCGGTTCTGATTAGCGTGCTGCGTGCGAGAGTGAGCGagagtttataagtttaattatcgGTCAACAATTTTAagttattttctaaatttaattgaaaaataggtatgagtttaattatattttaatattgtttAAATCTTCCATGAATTAACTTGTTATAATTGGTCAATTTTAGGAGAAAAtaagtataattatttcaatttattgttattttattaattaattattttttttacaataacATTATACATATAACCATGGACTATTAAGTTCAgtgttatatattatttttaaccTTTCTTTTTTAACAACATACATGTGAGTCTAGTGTCTATTATCTAATTTTTATGCTAAAAGACCACAGACAAATAAAAGACCATAGACAAAACACATACGACCATAGACTTTCACAAAAACCAGTGTCGTATGTGTGATGTTATATTcaatttttgttgtagtgaaacttcaaaaattgaatgacactacgagatttcaaataacactatgacatttcaaaggacactacaagatttcaaatgacactatgacatttcaaataaaacttcaacaattgaaatgacactacaagatttcaaatgacactatgacatttcaaatgaaacttcaacaattgaaatgacactataacatttgaaatgacactattacatttcaaatgacactacaagatttcaaatgacactataacaatTCAAAATGAGAATATAAGATTTCAAAcgacactacaagatttaaaaatgacactatgacgttcaaatgacactacaacatTCAATGAAATATAGTAGTgccatttgaaatgttatatcatttgaaacactaaacctgaaacctaaaccctaaattctaaaccctaaaccctaaaccctaaacctgaaacctaaaATCCTAGACCCAAAACCTGAAACCCTAAATCccaaaaccctaaacctgaaacctgaaacctaaacctaaactctaaacctgaaacctaaaccttaaacctgaaaccctaaaacctaaacttGAAACCATAACTCATAAACCttaaaccttaaaccctaaaacctaaacttGAAACCCTAactcctaaaccctaaaccttaaacctgaaaccctgaatcctaaaccctaagcctgaaacctaaaccctaaacctgaaatctaaaccctaaacctgaaacctaaacctGAAACGTAAACTCTAAACTTGAAACCTAAACATTAAAcctgaaaccctaaatcctaaaccctaaacctgaaacctaaacctgaaaccctgaatcctaaacc is a window encoding:
- the LOC130999385 gene encoding rhomboid-like protein 19 isoform X1 produces the protein MNMSALFTKLCKGLAVVLIGGHFAVQISSAVSYLVLIPAKTIPFAWNLITAEYVEQSTGLMLMESAQLERYINCGQSWHMMSIKDMVKKRRQHWTYWFMHHILKERRSNKY
- the LOC130999385 gene encoding uncharacterized protein LOC130999385 isoform X2, with protein sequence MSPPASFLLMSPPPPCPAVSVVALIRTIPFAWNLITAEYVEQSTGLMLMESAQLERYINCGQSWHMMSIKDMVKKRRQHWTYWFMHHILKERRSNKY